A region from the Melospiza melodia melodia isolate bMelMel2 unplaced genomic scaffold, bMelMel2.pri scaffold_37, whole genome shotgun sequence genome encodes:
- the LOC134434497 gene encoding olfactory receptor 14C36-like, giving the protein MSNSSSISHFLLLALADTHQLQLLHFCLLLAISLAALLGNSLIISAIACGHHLHTPMFFFLLNLALSDLGSICTTVPKAMHNSLWDTRDISYTGCAAQLFFFLFFISAEFFLLTIMCYDRYVSICKPLHYGTLLGSRVCAHMAAAAWASAFLNALLLTSNTFSLPLCHGNVVGQFFCEIPQILKLSCSQSKLRKLGLIVGSSSLGLGCFVFIVFSYVQIFRAVLRIPSEQGRHKAFSTCLPHLAVISLFLSTSVFAHLKPPSVSSPSLDLALSVLYSVVPPALNPLIYSLRNQELKAAVWRLMAGCIQEH; this is encoded by the coding sequence atgtccaacagcagctccatcagccacttcctcctgctggcactggcagacacacatcagctgcagctcctgcacttctgcctcttgctggccatctccctggctgccctcctgggcaacagcctcatcatcagcgccatagcctgcggccaccacctgcacacgcccatgttcttcttcctgctcaacctggccctcagcgacctgggctccatctgcaccactgtccccaaagccatgcacaattccctctgggacaccagggacatctcctacactggatgtgctgcacagctctttttctttctgttcttcatctcagcagagtttttcctcctgaccatcatgtgctatgaccgctacgtgtccatctgcaaacccctgcactacgggaccctcttgggcagcagagtttgtgcccacatggcagcagctgcctgggccagtgcctttctcaatgctctgctactcacgtccaatacattttccctgcccctgtgccatggcaatgtcgtgggccagttcttctgtgaaatcccacagatcctcaagctctcctgctcacagtccAAACTGAGGAAACTGGGGCTCATTGTTGGTAGTTCCTCTTTAGGCttgggttgttttgtgttcattgttttctcctatgtgcagatcttcagggctgtgctgaggatcccctctgagcagggacggcacaaagccttttccacctgcctccctcacctggctgtgatctccctgttcctcagcactagtgtctttgctcacctgaagcccccctcagtctcgtccccatccctggatctggccctgtcagttctatactcggtggtgcctccagccctgaaccccctcatctacagcctgaggaaccaggagctcaaggctgcagtgtggagactgatggctggatgcattcaggaacattaa